A stretch of Porites lutea chromosome 5, jaPorLute2.1, whole genome shotgun sequence DNA encodes these proteins:
- the LOC140937415 gene encoding cilia- and flagella-associated protein 157-like → MPPKKKKSGKKKKKSGRKSAKKTPSAAPSSDVLNELSKEYFLIQIRDLEERLARYQKKCDELELANQDYRSQYEQQTTDKKEIVSFLKKQLEQRADEIADLQDRLIGLQQAKDSEKDQYEVQLATLRTEMQEIKDQLTSENMVLGGKLASLEEFRVQKEDLMAKFAKMEEELEKQQKEHKDVIYNLERKAVVDKDRLKKEMVLRLNQVAAEFRKVSNKQMAETTKRTIRENVSINAQLAKMSDKTMELIQENDELRVKEKKMKLQIDMLEHNEKELAKKNSSNQKIIRMLTEKAKQQEEMLVEYDESEAQQKDLESEVDLLRAQVDSMKDELRNTTDTKESLENELAKVTKDRDLSMKKKDELAGILSQAAQALRASLAAPTIVQGKPDEAEAVSQRENLVQTLLGILNDAAKFGVGPSAKDFVAAPETRGYSSPSPDIGRYVYKKKQTPPSKSQAVAAAVNRPLPHYRLGDLGIVPRSHPKLGERPRAISPLAPISKQTRSIGVQTVSAQKAMFFADQLLSKRSPTSSAHKISHDYHSPIRTELPVGNGSRGRIP, encoded by the exons ATGCCTCCGAAGAAAAAGAAGAGTggcaagaagaagaagaaaagtggaaGAAAGAGCGCCAAAAAGACGCCTTCTGCGGCCCCTTCAAGTGACGTTCTCAATGAACTGTCGAAGGAGTACTTTCTGATTCAGATAAGAGATTTGGAGGAAAGGCTTGCTCGCTATCAGAAAAAGTGCGATGAACTTGAACTTGCTAATCAGGATTACAGGTCACAGTATGAACAGCAAACAACGGATAAAAAAGAAATCGTATCGTTTTTAAAGAAACAACTGGAACAAAGAGCTGATGAAATAGCCGATCTACAAGATCGGTTGATCGGATTACAACAAGCCAAAGATAGTGAGAAAGATCAATACGAAGTGCAGTTAGCCACTTTGAGAACTGAGATGCAAGAAATTAAAGACCAATTAACTTCGGAAAACATGGTTTTGGGAGGAAAGTTAGCTTCCTTGGAAGAATTTCGTGTACAAAAGGAAGATTTGAtggcaaaatttgcaaaaatgGAAGAGGAATTGGAGAAACAGCAGAAAGAACATAAAGACGTGATTTACAATTTGGAAAGGAAAGCTGTGGTAGACAAAGAcag ACTAAAGAAAGAGATGGTGCTAAGACTGAATCAAGTGGCTGCAGAATTTAGAAAGGTATCAAACAAGCAAATGGCTGAAACCACAAAAAGAACCATCAGGGAAAATGTCTCAATCAATGCACAGCTTGCTAAGATGTCtgacaaaaccatggaacttaTTCAGGAAAATGATGAATTGAGAGTGAAGGAGAAAAAGATGAAACTACAGATTGATATGCTGGAGCATAATGAGAAGGAACTGGCCAAGAAAAATAGCAGCAATCAGAAG ATCATCCGTATGCTGACAGAGAAGGCTAAACAGCAGGAGGAGATGTTAGTTGAATATGATGAGAGTGAGGCACAGCAGAAAGACCTTGAAAGTGAAGTGGACTTGCTTCGAGCACAGGTTGATAGCATGAAGGATGAACTCAGA AACACAACAGACACAAAGGAGTCTTTAGAGAATGAACTTGCTAAAGTAACAAAGGACAGAGATCTGTCTATGAAGAAAAAAGATGAACTAGCTGGGATTCTATCTCAGGCTGCACAGGCTCTTAGGGCTTCATTAGCT GCCCCCACAATTGTCCAAGGAAAGCCTGATGAAGCGGAAGCCGTATCTCAGCGGGAAAACCTTGTCCAGACTCTCCTGGGAATATTAAATGATGCCGCAAAATTTGGCGTAGGACCCAGTGCTAAAGATTTTGTAGCAGCTCCAGAGACCAGAGGGTATTCAAGTCCCAGCCCCGATATAGGCAGATACGTTTATAAAAAGAAACA GACGCCTCCTTCAAAGTCCCAGGCCGTGGCAGCTGCAGTAAACCGTCCTTTACCCCATTACAGGCTAGGAGATCTGGGAATAGTTCCCAGATCCCACCCAAAGCTTGGAGAAAGGCCAAGAGCCATTTCACCACTGGCTCCAATCAGCAAACAAACGAGAAGTATTGGTGTACAAACTGTTAGCGCTCAAAAG GCCATGTTTTTCGCTGACCAGCTGCTTTCCAAGCGGAGTCCGACCTCTTCTGCTCATAAGATATCACATGACTACCATTCGCCAATCAGAACAGAGCTCCCTGTTGGAAACGGTTCGCGCGGAAGAATACCATAA